The Acidobacteriota bacterium genome has a segment encoding these proteins:
- a CDS encoding SDR family oxidoreductase, whose translation MPMNALITGGSRGLGKAVALELADAGYDLLLVAKTPKNLDAASREIKSRSKSRVECFACDLADAGVFSELAEFAKKNDIMPNVLVLSAGVLIEKDLAAATPSDFQKAFEVDFMSAYHCVQGFIPHLRETPNSRVVFIGSTAAHGPFKENPLCGIAKWALRGYAVNLREELMNDGISVTYISPGDALTDQWAGVTFPEGRLLDPADIGKLVRTVVSLSPQAVVEEIIVRPMLGDIEEY comes from the coding sequence ATGCCGATGAATGCACTTATCACGGGCGGAAGCCGCGGACTAGGAAAGGCCGTAGCCCTCGAGCTCGCCGACGCGGGGTACGACCTTCTGCTCGTGGCCAAAACCCCCAAGAATCTCGACGCGGCCTCGCGCGAGATCAAATCGCGCTCGAAGTCCCGCGTCGAATGCTTCGCGTGCGACCTCGCGGACGCCGGGGTGTTTTCCGAATTGGCGGAGTTTGCGAAAAAAAACGACATCATGCCGAACGTCCTCGTGCTGAGCGCGGGCGTTTTGATCGAGAAAGATCTCGCCGCCGCGACGCCTTCCGATTTCCAGAAGGCGTTCGAAGTCGATTTCATGTCCGCCTACCACTGCGTCCAGGGCTTCATCCCTCACTTGCGGGAAACGCCCAATTCCAGGGTGGTATTCATAGGCTCCACGGCCGCGCACGGGCCGTTTAAAGAGAACCCGTTGTGCGGCATCGCCAAGTGGGCGCTGCGCGGCTACGCCGTCAATTTGCGCGAGGAGTTGATGAACGACGGGATATCCGTAACCTACATATCGCCCGGCGACGCCCTGACGGACCAGTGGGCGGGGGTAACCTTCCCCGAAGGCCGCCTGTTGGATCCGGCGGACATCGGAAAACTCGTTCGCACCGTGGTAAGCCTCAGCCCCCAAGCCGTGGTCGAAGAAATAATCGTTCGTCCAATGCTCGGCGATATCGAGGAGTATTAA